From a region of the Neodiprion fabricii isolate iyNeoFabr1 chromosome 7, iyNeoFabr1.1, whole genome shotgun sequence genome:
- the LOC124186824 gene encoding ubiquitin carboxyl-terminal hydrolase 34, with the protein MCDVCADFHDLLLSYEERASKEQDELVNLCIADVDTILQYVNQWVQRQCMCCYRDIKNFDRFSRLMQSVVLSTLQQLQAIQDEDKEEDRNKEGHADDDNDEKKKEKNKTVNTATAVGQADGSDNSQSKRKHSWSQQDREKLLHLLSKIFLLNFPLYIAMKHGGVISPIAPIKDEGGYCEPHDPEVPAPLIRAVSVFCHQGGFNIMSACFDMENALPVGLAHSMVAVICNLKLWLNYGSVIQLFVPLRRRVMRYMCRLGDKELRTPAVRTMADFMWSAVKDPIDAVLPTFDRDGLDLAFKYFTSTTLTMRLAGVAQINAHITTFNELCNSETVAEVEQVGHALAAWLTENNIIAHIFGPNLHVEVIKQSHIVLSFLAMEGRISPSDMDTMWQAAQLKHCGRPVYDLLAPLVKHLAPTPVLHLYSLLGKLEPKDHNEQSLFLASALIKFIWTSGGSGYSGGLAMKNRGILVSSRGLGGSSSSDPSGMEGSSPDEEEEEPSPAPSDGPSPRKQARGDSSDCEGNFKTESLEAIPVVCGITDTEEGVELRKDSEVGLLRKSEEQQDSGFRTDEASELKEKPQSGSDAEADTEKSNTEEINVYEKMRKKLLRKRKKPLRCLDSGTGQSNLDDCDKKAKVSELLPDADGVKKNDCILKNTLDHPRSDPTNVDDTLDHVKQQAMAMEPNDQQVPTTAALLRRANKSKYLALVGHAHGIDRGPDSADTSHDEDDSDVAVAAVTAAEDTGAVMSELAGLVHSSGPPFLASTLDEMLSDEEGSYSSRISNKSEKNMADFDGEESGCEEELAQLAARHLTAIQMQAYHQDHQHPAMALRRSICRPPQLRTARQTIARLSSQFNLETVCKPGNTLLWDILQDDKIGSLGEGLALEAEKALCSLLCFNVDRLIPMKFIEGCLENLASNRSVVVSLRLLPKLLASFQQFDAMDAHTITTWADRERGMMRHFFNNLRTYATNGSKTNLYSHQTEVQVRLQFLSSIFSPLGSPDSFRLSLEQVDILWQCLSQDSMCSDELFSWLLSQAKSTEQHALGMDTLKHLCMRKLPSLPPETISMTGLSLFQQLCNLARLAAAHLDRPLRDVDTVGMDFLWRIALRAKSTDVSMAAIQYLNGYYMSRQLTQEAEFVSQCMMHLAAASADLETNEEASLRCIQRALLLLRTHLEAFRKRYAYHLRRWALEGRGAGSHVAMNTSEKGQQIRIFVQPAGIPDKTSFTLLSTDFVADLRAEVAKWWDDTQNSQDKASTALGNSSANGSSVLGSLLTDGPIRMITQGQELTIDFDEKTLQEMGFKDGQLVFISLGAGRGSGSGRSGKRDVDSPSLLPPPPRESLPTLLLLRPQYFEQLFTLMRTLSAMKTIVKGGQTIPHTKAQVLSRRVWDTLTLLPTSPTLLLGFQKLGEASFPELLDPASPQKLMYSLYIVESLSRRNTSNQPTSTSSVTITPVHEGGGDAEDNQEDKDKEISWAAAFVQHGGLRHLFDIFMSGCLERGDGSEWQQDCLASLLKQLCHLGVVKEERKRSKADKLLVPRLSDAMLAMMDVDTVMPRITSILHEASLPRDPNHYKTGLFGWAQVIHYTTALLVCWVHSDPAARQSLFSSLEPFGKSWLRRLVLEDPEPAVRREVCTALYRLCLGSTGSDDGGTDTTSLIGPMLSTLLEHLVVAEAMRPFHHKPDLPLHLHSALDDGKEPYGPACRDYFWLVCRLVDSLPEEIIKENLEQSCVSTIDIEALAVRVIDSVLTREHLETRHNTVEDDGLVGLLNLACNIMIHNPPCKQGKLGQKLLHEVFDFLFALPNPRTKHVPKCKSQVSRSAAFDLLVELVKSAPGNYRILHEKLLAQHRPGPHSPYPWDYWPHEDGRSDCGYVGLTNLGATCYMASCMQHLYMMPQARISILGADCAEANKHQLTLRELQRMFAYLQESERKAYNPRSFCRVYTMDHAPLNTGEQKDMAEFFIDLVSKLEEMTMDLKNLVKTLFCGVISNNVVSLDCEHVSRTLEEFYTVRCQVADMRNLYESLDEVTVKDTLEGDNMYTCSQCGKKVRAEKRACFKKLPHILCFNTMRYTFNMVTMLKEKVNTHFSFPLRLDMSGYVEKKLMPQHYQEEKIASEKRKSESEGSSGVADDKEATEHHQYDLIGVTVHTGTADGGHYYSFIRDRTSPNKNKWFLFNDAEVKPFDPNQIAAECFGGEMTSKTYDSVTDKFMDFSFEKTNSAYMLFYEWCANPGDQHKDDEATVSSLMDTPQSLQSLQQINNLPPLELNKELEDWIWQDNMHFLQDKNIFEHTYFSFMWQICGYIPQTLLSMQPDITEMSAELSTSFFMETFIHAKEKPTMVQWVELLTKQFNGSVGACARFLERMAGDSWWPIQILVKCPNQMVRQMFQRLCIHVIQRLRATQAPLYLACDPEGDLSTVGTQSCVTRFVRMLLSLMEHAKQHLKHLTEYFSFLYEFSKMGEEETLFLIQVQAISTMVNFYLGHKTHEFVDTVSEEEEEEEVVAVPTDKLRPASLDKMITLIAALVERSRGADHRLTLSPADLNAVAGGKGFPFLYQQTRDVINLNQTRNLIQSLCRWNDRLAVHIVTMIFQAITKHTDVCQPFFKLLTFLTEGSGPSGLPCMTQLVLGRVWEAARVAPHGALEWLALAVARSKLAHAWVLQGLDTWLQHFLLEHSNQRVRSAAAFLLVSLVPSTHFRQGYRTAHRLGLGCNSARELQLSSEATLVLHQIYTALLRLLQPARHYIDIQTHGTMKLTAYFALLTYCVVSKTEKLMFGQYLNDLWTLFHPKLSEPSIPVHHNKQAVLLFWYHVCSDCPENVAMILHNPHITKNIAFNYILADHEDQDVVLFNRVMLPAYYGLLRLCCQQSRAFTRQLAAHQNIQWAFKNITPHPTQYSTAVDELFKLMQLLVARHQDQTEQEEAEIASFRRGTLSSYLQGLDGRSCWATLISAFRILIESDDDRLYVVYNGGLSMALEAFHMLHIMYHEATACHVAGDLAELIAIIVELIRCVRTARDGPDARNILANSKEWPDVLRKLATLLNTYNPPDMRTLAIDLLKELVMLVPGEAISILAPLLSHCHAALQESHAAVPPGPYLPRRSNPPGKMASRPARPMVQMAVPHSQLEASKGVDLEYDGALLEFYLPYHELIDVMCRLAINNDCMTDTLVNLSAMLGFEGVPLHLALFPRLWLDVHAATHIDRKHIAALLCSSYTVDYVDAVLLDERSSLGVPAIHAFLKTFFPKLASHVLTEQTCSLIDNLVSSLTAMVEAVDVQVAAHRLTGDLRALALVYSSGTRLKPPGGLQPALDTLLARTRAAKAKEAGQTELEAPSKKRKLSSSEEEEQDDKPTLLLVDDATTKEEKAGFVLNVDDKIQCGDKEDCPNVSRIDEEDKPGDSVKSKTVATNITTVSSTAVCGTTTTTTTTTTTASSCFSQIRCSLTNVSWLEMLEKTIVDLQMIVQLQIKNN; encoded by the exons ATGTGCGATGTGTGCGCCGACTTTCACGATCTTCTTCTCTCTT ACGAAGAACGGGCCTCCAAGGAGCAGGACGAGTTGGTCAACCTATGCATAGCTGATGTGGACACGATCCTGCAATATGTCAACCAGTGGGTGCAAAG GCAATGCATGTGCTGCTATCgggatattaaaaattttgaccgATTTTCAAGATTGATGCAAAGTGTTGTTCTTTCGACGCTTCAGCAACTTCAGGCTATTCAGGATGAGGACAAGGAGGAGGATCGCAATAAGGAGGGACATGCTGATGACGACAatgatgagaagaaaaaagaaaaaaataaaacagtgaACACGGCCACAGCTGTCGGTCAGGCCGATGGCTCAGACAACTCGCAATCCAAGAGAAAACATTCCTGGTCACAGCAAGACAGGGAGAAATTGCTTCACCttctttctaaaatatttcttttgaaCTTTCCTCTCTATATCGCCATGAAACACGGTGGTGTGATCAGTCCTATCGCACCGATTAAG GATGAAGGAGGCTACTGCGAACCACACGATCCAGAAGTGCCGGCACCTCTGATCCGAGCTGTTTCAGTTTTTTGCCACCAAGGAGGCTTCAACATCATGTCCGCGTGTTTCGATATGGAGAACGCACTGCCGGTCGGCCTGGCACACTCTATGGTCGCAGTTATTTGCAATCTCAAATTGTGGCTGAATTACGGGAGTGTTATTCAGCTGTTTGTGCCTTTGAGGAGACGAGTTATGAGGTATATGTGCCGCCTCGGTGACAAAGAGCTCCGAACTCCGGCTGTCAGGACTATGGCAG ATTTCATGTGGAGTGCGGTTAAAGACCCGATAGACGCGGTTCTTCCGACTTTTGACAGAGACGGACTGGATCTGGCATTCAAGTACTTTACCAGCACAACGCTGACCATGAGACTGGCCGGTGTGGCGCAGATAAACGCGCATATCACAACATTCAATGAACTTTGCAACAGTGAAACTGTTGCCGAAGTCGAGCAGGTGGGTCACGCTCTTGCTGCCTGGCTGACCGAGAACAACATAATCGCCCATATATTCGGTCCGAATTTGCACGTCGAAGTTATCAAGCAAAGTCACATTGTTCTGAGTTTCCTGGCAATGGAGGGGAGGATTTCACCTTCGGACATGGACACCATGTGGCAGGCAGCCCAGTTGAAGCACTGTGGCAGGCCCGTTTACGATCTGCTCGCGCCGCTAGTTAAGCACCTTGCGCCAACGCCTGTTCTTCATTTGTACTCACTTCTCGGAAAATTGGAGCCAAAGGATCATAACGAGCAGAGCCTCTTCCTCGCCTCTGCTTTGATAAAGTTCATCTGGACCTCAGGAGGTTCGGGATACTCTGGCGGACTGGCCATGAAAAACAGAGGGATTCTCGTCAGCTCCAGAGGTCTCGGtggtagcagcagcagcgaccCCAGCGGCATGGAGGGATCCAGCCCCgacgaggaggaagaggagccCAGTCCTGCGCCGTCTGACGGACCCTCACCTCGCAAACAGGCCAGAGGGGACAGCAGCGATTGCGAAG GCAACTTCAAGACTGAGAGTTTGGAGGCGATTCCGGTCGTCTGTGGTATAACAGACACAGAGGAAGGCGTGGAATTGAGAAAGGACAGCGAAGTTGGACTTCTTAGAAAATCGGAAGAGCAACAAGATTCGGGTTTCAGGACAGACGAAGCTTCGGAACTTAAAGAGAAGCCGCAGAGTGGTTCCGATGCCGAGGCTGACACGGAGAAGTCAAATACCGAGGAGATAAacgtttatgaaaaaatgagaaagaagttactgagaaagaggaaaaagccACTGAGATGTCTCGATTCAGGTACTGGCCAATCAAACTTGGACGATTGCGACAAGAAGGCGAAAGTTAGCGAGTTGCTTCCTGACGCCGATggagtgaagaaaaatgattgtatcCTGAAGAACACTCTGGACCATCCGAGATCGGATCCGACCAACGTTGACGACACCCTAGATCACGTCAAGCAGCAAGCAATGGCGATGGAGCCAAACGATCAGCAAGTCCCAACGACGGCCGCGCTGCTCAGAAGAGCCAACAAGAGCAAATACCTTGCCCTGGTCGGGCACGCTCACGGTATCGATAGAGGACCGGATTCCGCGGATACGTCTCATGACGAGGATGACAGCGACGTTGCGGTGGCAGCCGTCACGGCCGCCGAAGACACCGGTGCCGTCATGTCCGAGTTAGCGGGACTCGTTCACTCGAGTGGGCCGCCGTTCCTTGCCTCGACCCTCGACGAAATGCTCTCAGACGAGGAGGGCTCTTACAGCAGCCGGATATCGAACAAGAGCGAGAAGAACATGGCCGATTTTGACGGGGAGGAGAGCGGCTGCGAGGAGGAACTCGCACAGTTGGCAGCGAGGCATTTAACTGCGATACAGATGCAGGCATATCACCAGGACCATCAACATCCGGCCATGGCGCTCAGAAGGTCCATCTGCCGGCCACCGCAGCTCAGGACTGCTCGACAGACAATAGCTAGGCTCAGCTCGCAGTTCAATTTGGAGACCGTTTGTAAACCCGGAAACACTTTGCTGTGGGACATTCTACAGGATGACAAGATAGGCAGCTTGGGTGAGGGTCTGGCTCTGGAGGCTGAAAAAGCGCTATGCAGTTTGCTTTGCTTCAACGTAGACAGGCTCATACCGATGAAATTCATTGAGGGATGCTTAGAAAACTTGGCATCCAACAGATCGGTTGTCGTTTCTCTGAGGCTGCTGCCCAAGCTGCTGGCTAGTTTTCAACAGTTTGATGCGATGGACGCTCACACGATAACCACGTGGGCGGACAGGGAGCGAGGAATGATGAggcattttttcaacaacctGAGAACGTACGCCACCAACGGGTCGAAGACTAATCTCTATTCTCATCAGACTGAGGTTCAAGTGAGGCTGCAATTTCTGTCGTCTATATTCTCGCCACTCGGTTCGCCAGACTCGTTCAGACTCAGTCTAGAACAGGTCGACATACTGTGGCAGTGTCTATCTCAGGATTCCATGTGCTCGGACGAACTTTTCAGCTGGCTACTCAGCCAAGCTAAATCCACGGAACAGCACGCTCTCGGAATGGATACCCTTAAACATTTGTGCATGCGGAAGCTGCCCAGTCTTCCTCCTGAAACCATAAGCATGACTGGTCTCAGCTTGTTTCAACAGCTGTGCAACCTTGCCAGGCTGGCCGCCGCCCACTTGGACCGACCTTTGAGGGACGTCGATACCGTGGGAATGGATTTCCTGTGGAGAATAGCTCTGCGAGCCAAGAGCACCGACGTCAGTATGGCTGCCATACAGTATCTGAACGGCTATTACATGTCGCGGCAGCTTACTCAGGAGGCCGAGTTTGTTTCCCAATGCATGATGCATCTAGCTGCGGCCAGTGCTGATCTGGAAACAAACGAAGAGGCGAGTCTACGGTGTATACAGCGTGCGTTGCTCCTGCTCAGAACCCATTTGGAAGCCTTTAGAAAACGTTATGCTTACCATCTTCGAAGATGGGCTTTGGAAGGAAGAGGCGCGGGGAGCCACGTAGCGATGAATACCTCGGAAAAAGGACAACAGATAAGAATATTTGTTCAGCCAGCCGGTATACCCGACAAAACCAGCTTCACCTTGCTCAGTACTGATTTTGTCGCTGATCTCAGGGCTGAAGTGGCAAAGTGGTGGGATGACACCCAGAATTCTCAGGACAAAGCGTCTACGGCTTTGGGCAACTCAAGCGCCAACGGCAGCTCTGTCCTTGGTTCGCTACTCACGGACGGGCCGATCAGGATGATAACTCAGGGCCAAGAGCTGACCATAGACTTTGACGAGAAGACCCTACAAGAAATGGGTTTCAAGGATGGGCAGCTCGTTTTTATATCTCTGGGTGCAGGTCGAGGCAGCGGAAGTGGAAGGAGTGGCAAGCGAGACGTCGACTCACCGTCTTTGCTACCACCTCCACCGAGAGAATCGTTGCCCACTCTGCTTCTGCTTAGACCGCAATACTTCGAGCAACTTTTTACTTTAATGAGGACGTTGAGCGCCATGAAGACAATCGTCAAAGGGGGCCAAACCATACCGCACACAAAAGCACAGGTACTTTCCAGGCGAGTTTGGGATACCCTGACACTTTTGCCCACCAGCCCGACCCTTCTCCtcggatttcaaaaattaggGGAGGCCTCCTTCCCGGAATTACTTGATCCTGCCAGTCCTCAGAAGCTTATGTATTCCCTTTACATCGTCGAGTCGCTCAGCAGAAGGAATACGTCTAATCAACCAACCTCAACAAGCAGCGTAACTATCACGCCTGTTCACGAGGGCGGAGGTGACGCCGAGGACAACCAGGAGGATAAGGACAAGGAGATCTCATGGGCAGCAGCCTTCGTTCAACACGGTGGACTTCGACATCTCTTTGATATCTTTATGTCCGGCTGTTTGGAGCGAGGAGACGGTAGCGAATGGCAGCAGGACTGTCTTGCTAGCCTTTTAAAGCAGCTCTGCCACCTCGGAGTCGTCAAAGAAGAGCGGAAACGAAGTAAGGCCGACAAACTTCTCGTCCCTCGTCTCAGCGATGCTATGCTAGCAATGATGGATGTAGATACGGTAATGCCGAGGATAACTAGCATTCTTCACGAAGCCTCTCTCCCCAGGGATCCGAACCATTACAAAACTGGACTGTTTGGATGGGCCCAGGTCATTCATTACACGACGGCGCTACTCGTTTGCTGGGTACACAGCGATCCCGCTGCTCGACAGTCGCTTTTCTCGTCATTGGAACCATTTGGCAAATCCTGGCTAAGGCGGCTTGTTCTAGAAGATCCCGAGCCTGCGGTTAGGAGAGAAGTATGCACCGCCTTGTATAGGCTGTGTCTGGGAAGCACAGGCTCCGATGACGGAGGAACAGACACTACCAGTCTGATCGGACCCATGCTTTCCACGTTACTGGAGCATCTAGTCGTTGCCGAGGCCATGAGGCCTTTCCATCATAAGCCCGATTTGCCTCTTCACTTACATTCAGCTCTTGACGACGGGAAGGAACCATATGGCCCAGCGTGCAGGGATTATTTCTGGCTGGTATGCAGACTGGTCGATTCTCTGCCCGAGGAAATTATAAAAGAGAATTTGGAACAGTCGTGCGTTTCGACAATAGACATAGAGGCCCTAGCTGTCAGAGTTATTGATTCTGTTTTGACCAGGGAGCATCTTGAAACTCGTCACAACACCGTCGAAGACGATGGTCTTGTCGGTCTCCTGAACTTGGCCTGTAATATAATGATACACAATCCCCCTTGTAAGCAAGGTAAACTCGGACAAAAACTTCTGCACGAAGTTTTCGACTTTCTATTCGCACTGCCCAATCCGAGAACAAAACACGTGCCCAAATGCAAAAGTCAAGTCTCGAGATCAGCTGCTTTTGACTTGCTCGTTGAACTGGTTAAATCTGCACCCGGTAATTACAGGATACTTCACGAGAAGTTACTCGCTCAGCACAGACCAGGACCCCATTCTCCGTATCCTTGGGATTACTGGCCGCACGAAGATGGGAGATCGGACTGCGGCTATGTGGGATTGACAAACTTAGGTGCCACATGTTATATGGCCAGCTGCATGCAGCATCTTTACATGATGCCGCAGGCTCGCATTTCCATTCTGGGTGCCGACTGCGCGGAAGCTAACAAGCATCAGTTGACGCTCAGGGAGTTACAAAGAATGTTTGCATATCTTCAAGAATCTGAAAGAAAGGCTTACAATCCTCGCAGTTTTTGCAGAGTGTATACGATGGATCACGCACCTCTGAATACCGGCGAGCAGAAAGACATGgcagaattttttatagatCTCGTCTCAAAGCTTGAAGAAATGACAATGGACCTGAAAAATCTTGTCAAGACTTTATTCTGCGGCGTTATTTCCAACAACGTCGTGTCGCTCGATTGCGAGCATGTCAGCAGAACGCTGGAAGAATTTTATACGGTCAGATGCCAAGTGGCCGATATGAGGAATCTATACGAAAGCCTCGATGAAGTTACGGTGAAAGATACACTGGAGGGAGATAATATGTACACATGTTCACAGTGCGGAAAAAAAGTCAGGGCTGAGAAGAGGGCTTGCTTTAAGAAACTGCCCCACATTTTATGCTTTAACACAATGCGTTACACATTCAATATGGTCACAATGCTCAAGGAGAAGGTAAATACGCATTTCAGTTTTCCACTAAGACTGGACATGTCCGGATATGTCGAGAAGAAACTCATGCCCCAGCATTATCAGGAGGAGAAAATTGCCTCTGAAAAAAGGAAGTCTGAGAGCGAGGGTAGCTCGGGCGTTGCTGACGACAAAGAAGCCACAGAGCATCATCAATACGATTTGATCGGCGTTACCGTTCACACTGGCACAGCGGATGGAGGGCATTATTATAGTTTCATCAGAGATCGAACATCGCCGAATAAAAACAAGTGGTTTCTGTTCAATGACGCCGAAGTGAAGCCGTTTGACCCAAACCAGATCGCCGCCGAGTGTTTTGGTGGCGAAATGACCAGTAAAACGTACGACTCTGTCACCGACAAGTTTATGGACTTCAGTTTCGAGAAAACCAACTCCGCATACATGCTTTTCTATGAGTGGTGTGCCAATCCAGGTGATCAGCACAAAGACGACGAGGCCACAGTTTCTAGTCTGATGGACACGCCTCAGTCTCTACAGTCACTGCAGCAGATCAACAATCTTCCACCTCTGGAGCTCAATAAAGAATTGGAAGATTGGATATGGCAAGATAACATGCACTTTCTGCAGgacaaaaacatttttgagCACACGTACTTCAGCTTTATGTGGCAGATATGTGGCTACATACCACAAACTCTACTGTCTATGCAACCCGACATCACCGAGATGTCGGCAGAGCTCTCAACTTCATTTTTCATGGAGACTTTCATTCACGCTAAGGAAAAACCGACTATGGTTCAGTGGGTTGAACTGCTCACAAAGCAATTCAACGGTTCGGTAGGAGCTTGCGCCAGATTTTTGGAAAGAATGGCTGGGGATTCCTGGTGGCCAATTCAGATCCTTGTCAAATGCCCAAACCAGATGGTCCGCCAGATGTTTCAGCGACTCTGCATACATGTTATTCAACGATTGCGAGCCACTCAGGCTCCCCTCTACCTTGCTTGTGATCCCGAGGGCGATCTAAGCACCGTCGGCACCCAGTCCTGTGTCACAAGGTTTGTGAGGATGCTGCTTTCCCTCATGGAACATGCTAAGCAGCACTTGAAACACCTCACTGAGTATTTCAGCTTCTTGTACGAATTTAGCAAAATGGGAGAGGAAGAGACTTTGTTTTTAATTCAAGTACAAGCCATTTCAACCATGGTCAATTTCTATCTCGGTCATAAGACCCACGAGTTTGTAGACACTGTCagtgaggaggaggaggaagaggaggtcGTAGCCGTTCCCACTGACAAACTTAGGCCGGCATCTCTCGACAAAATGATCACACTCATCGCAGCTCTGGTGGAACGAAGCAGAGGAGCAGATCACAG GCTGACGCTGTCCCCCGCTGATCTGAATGCAGTCGCTGGCGGAAAAGGGTTTCCATTTTTGTACCAGCAAACGCGAGACGTCATAAACTTGAATCAGACACGGAACTTGATTCAATCCTTGTGTCGCTGGAACGACAGACTCGCCGTCCATATAGTTACGATGATATTCCAGGCTATAACCAAGCACACGGATGTTTGCCAGCCATTTTTCAAGCTGTTGACTTTTCTCACCGAAGGATCTGGCCCCAGTGGCTTACCCTGCATGACCCAGTTGGTTCTCGGACGAGTTTGGGAAGCTGCAAGAGTTGCCCCTCACGGAGCACTCGAGTGGCTGGCCCTTGCCGTTGCTAGAAGCAAATTGGCCCATGCCTGGGTCTTGCAGGGCCTCGATACCTGGCTGCAGCATTTCCTTCTGGAACACTCGAATCAGAGGGTCAGATCCGCAGCTGCATTTTTGCTCGTATCTCTGGTTCCCTCCACCCACTTCAGGCAAGGATACAGAACGGCGCATAGACTCGGCCTGGGATGTAATTCTGCAAGGGAATTGCAactctcatcggaagcaaccCTGGTTCTTCACCAGATTTATACAGCGCTGTTGAGACTCTTACAACCAGCCAGACATTACATCGACATCCAAACACACGGAACGATGAAACTCACTGCCTATTTTGCATTACTTACTTACTGCGTTGTTTCTAAGACTGAAAAACTGATG TTTGGACAATACTTGAATGATTTGTGGACATTGTTTCATCCAAAATTATCGGAGCCAAGTATACCCGTACATCACAATAAACAAGCCGTATTATTATTCTGGTATCATGTATGTTCCGACTGTCCTGAGAATGTCGCAATGATACTGCACAATCCACACATCACAAAGAATATTgcatttaattatatatt AGCCGATCACGAAGACCAAgatgttgttttatttaatcGTGTTATGCTTCCTGCGTACTACGGTTTGCTCAGACTCTGTTGTCAACAGTCTCGTGCCTTTACGCGACAATTGGCAGCTCATCAAAATATCCAATGGGCGTTCAAGAACATTACCCCACACCCTACTCAATATTCTACT GCTGTCGATGAACTGTTCAAACTAATGCAGCTTTTGGTAGCTAGACATCAGGATCAAACGGAACAAGAAGAAGCCGAAATTGCTTCTTTTCGACGAGGCACCCTGTCCTCTTACCTGCAAGGCTTGGACGGGCGCTCGTGCTGGGCGACGCTCATCTCTGCGTTTAG AATCCTTATCGAATCCGACGATGATCGTCTGTACGTCGTCTACAATGGCGGGCTGAGTATGGCGCTGGAGGCATTTCATATGCTTCACATAATGTACCATGAAGCGACGGCTTGCCATGTAGCCGGAGACCTGGCAGAGTTGATAGCGATCATAGTCGAGTTGATACGCTGCGTCAGAACAGCTCGCGACGGTCCAGACGCAAGAAATATACTAGCAAACAGCAAGGAATGGCCGGACGTACTGAGAAAACTAGCCACTCTGCTTAACACATACAATCCGCCTGATATGAGAACACTGGCTATCGACCTTCTCAAAGAGTTGGTGATGCTCGTGCCCGGCGAAGCTATTTCCATCCTGGCCCCATTGCTCTCTCATTGTCACGCAGCCCTCCAGGAGTCCCACGCAGCCGTTCCTCCCGGCCCTTATCTACCCCGGCGGTCAAATCCACCTGGAAAAATGGCCTCTAGACCCGCTCGACCCATGGTGCAGATGGCAGTTCCCCATTCTCAACTAGAAGCGTCCAAAGGTGTTGACCTCGAGTACGACGGTGCTCTGCTTGAGTTTTACTTACCGTATCACGAGCTGATCGATGTCATGTGCAGATTGGCTATAAACAATGACTGCATGACCGACACATTGGTTAATCTCAGTGCGATGCTTGGTTTCGAAG GGGTTCCTCTTCATCTGGCGCTGTTTCCACGATTATGGCTGGACGTGCACGCGGCAACGCATATTGATAGAAAGCACATAGCCGCGTTACTCTGTTCATCATACACGGTGGATTACGTGGACGCGGTGCTCCTTGACGAGAGATCGTCACTCGGTGTGCCGGCTATACACGCCTTCCTGAAgactttttttccaaaattagcCAGCCACGTTTTGACCGAGCAGACTTGTTCCCTGATCGACAATCTCGTCAGCTCGCTGACCGCGATGGTGGAGGCGGTGGACGTTCAAGTTGCTGCGCACAGATTAACCGGAGATCTGAGGGCTCTGGCTCTCGTTTACAGCAGTGGCACAAGGCTCAAACCTCCCGGCGGTCTTCAGCCGGCCTTGGACACGCTTCTAGCTAGGACGAGGGCGGCTAAGGCGAAAGAGGCCGGACAGACGGAGCTCGAAGCGCCATCTAAGAAGCGGAAGTTGAGCTCGAGTGAGGAAGAGGAGCAGGATGACAAACCCACTCTTTTGTTGGTCGACGATGCGACgacgaaggaagaaaaagccGGCTTCGTTCTTAACGTGGATGATAAAATTCAGTGCGGTGACAAAGAAGATTGTCCTAACGTGTCGCGAATAGACGAAGAGGACAAGCCGGGTGATTCGGTTAAATCAAAGACTGTAGCAACTAATATTACGACCGTATCTTCCACCGCTGTTTGCGGCACGACGACAACAACTACGACAACCACGACAACCGCAAGCAGCTGTTTTAGTCAGATACGCTGTTCGCTGACCAATGTATCGTGGCTTGAAATGCTTGAGAAAACAATCGTTGACCTACAAATGATTGTGCAATTGCAAATTAAGAACAATTAA